The Artemia franciscana chromosome 18, ASM3288406v1, whole genome shotgun sequence genome includes a window with the following:
- the LOC136038429 gene encoding keratin, type I cytoskeletal 10-like, giving the protein MEICAIYISSLLGCTLAGTSSGYGGGGGSFGFSGGHGGGSNGGYSGSSSGGSFGPSFGFGGGNAGGSYGFGGGYGGSSSGGSFGFAGGHGGGYGGGGAIVVIPPSGYGSSSGGYHG; this is encoded by the exons ATGGAG ATTTGTGCCATCTATATCTCCTCCCTTCTGGGATGTACACTTGCTGGCACTAGTTCTGGCTATGGAGGTGGCGGTGGCTCTTTTGGATTCAGTGGTGGTCATGGTGGAGGATCTAATGGAGGCTATAGTGGCAGTTCATCCGGTGGATCATTTGGTCCGTCATTTGGCTTTGGCGGTGGCAATGCAGGAGGATCATATGGATTTGGTGGAGGCTATGGCGGCAGCTCATCTGGTGGATCATTTGGTTTTGCTGGAGGTCATGGTGGTGGTTACGGTGGTGGAGGAGCAATTGTTGTAATTCCTCCAAGTGGCtatg
- the LOC136038870 gene encoding phenazine biosynthesis-like domain-containing protein, whose product MPNKLFVIDAFTKNRYSGNPAAVCLLENKLLSDNEMQQVAKEMNLSETAFVKPLDHSLVNKATLFGLRWFTPTNEVPLCGHATLASSHALFAECGNENSLIVFETMSGKLMAKKDGTSIILDFPLNKPEKIDPSLVKYILEVIPFEVKDVLYSPTTKKLLIRILDSYKRTDLEGMANLNGDKLLQCKSELTVKGVIVTLKGAEDFDFYSRYFAPWVGIPEDPVTGSAHTVLGPYWSEECGKTLLKARQCSPRGGELTVMVRDDGRVDLYGNAATVLRGELEI is encoded by the exons ATgccaaataaattatttgtcatAGACGCCTTTACTAAAAATAGATATTCTGGAAACCCAGCAGCTGTTTGTTTGttagaaaataag CTTCTTTCTGACAATGAAATGCAGCAAGTTGCTAAGGAGATGAATTTGTCTGAGACTGCATTTGTGAAACCCTTGGATCATTCGCTTGTAAATAAAGCCACACTCTTTGGTCTAAGATGGTTCACTCCAACGAACGAAGTTCCATTGTGTGGACATGCAACTCTTGCTTCGTCTCACGCTCTTTTTGCAGAATGTG GTAATGAGAACAGTCTAATTGTGTTTGAGACTATGAGTGGAAAATTAATGGCCAAAAAAGACGGTACTTCAATAATTCTCGACTTTCCATTGAATAAACCTGAGAAGATTGATCCAAGTTTGGTAAAATATATCCTTGAAGTGATCCCTTTTGAGGTCAAAGATGTACTTTATTCCCCAACGACAAAGAAGCTTCTTATCAGAATCCTCGATAGCTATAAAAG aaCTGACTTGGAAGGAATGGCAAACTTGAATGGCGACAAACTTCTGCAATGTAAATCGGAGCTAACAGTTAAAGGAGTTATTGTGACGTTGAAAGGCGCAGAGGACTTTGACTTTTACTCCCGATACTTCGCACCTTGGGTTGGAATACCTGAAGACCCCGTCACTGGCTCCGCTCATACAGTACTTGGTCCATATTGGAGCGAAGAATGTGGCAAGACACTTTTGAAAG CTCGTCAATGTTCACCCAGAGGTGGAGAGCTCACTGTTATGGTTCGTGATGACGGACGAGTTGACTTATATGGCAATGCTGCTACAGTACTCCGTGGTGAACTCGAAATATAA
- the LOC136038457 gene encoding NEDD4-binding protein 2-like: protein MPAVASYYAQQALYHGDASKDYNEVAMELLSENSKKEDSSSYTVDLHFLHVAEALKVLDGHLKRVLERGDERAKGGFLHVITGRGLKSINGISRIKPAVEAYLKQKKIRFEEANPGMLKVRLQ from the exons ATGCCCGCTGTTGCCTCATACTACGCACAACAG GCTCTTTATCATGGTGATGCTTCGAAAGACTATAATGAAGTAGCAATGGAACTTTTGTCTGAGAATTCAAAGAAAGAAGACAGCTCCAGCTATACGGTGGATCTTCACTTCCTTCATGTGGCTGAAGCTTTAAAAGTTCTTGACGGGCATTTGAAGCGAGTTCTTGAAAGAG GTGACGAAAGAGCAAAAGGAGGTTTTCTCCATGTTATTACCGGAAGAGGACTAAAGAGCATAAATGGAATATCCAGGATCAAGCCAGCTGTCGAGGCTtatctaaaacagaaaaaaattag aTTTGAAGAAGCAAATCCAGGGATGTTGAAGGTGCGGCTTCAGTGA